A genomic segment from Spinacia oleracea cultivar Varoflay chromosome 3, BTI_SOV_V1, whole genome shotgun sequence encodes:
- the LOC110785241 gene encoding lysophospholipid acyltransferase LPEAT1 isoform X1, translated as METELKNLNHNNSNQYNQEQIDNGKKPLLKSDSQSSDQETTQKQLTAAELEEMEKKFAAYVRHDIYGPMGCGEVPVKEKVLLGAAMLTLLPLRVLVGMSILVLYYLICKICTLFSTPYRPGEGEDQQLQGYGHLVGWRREIIVRCGRFLSRALLFTLGFYWISQTSRIYDHEKLIDQSDSRDQLEKSERPGVIISNHASYLDILYHMSFSFSSFVAKRSVGKLPLVGLMSKCLGCVYVQREDKSSDFKGVSGVVTERIKEAHENSDAPLMLIFPEGTTTNGNFLLPFKTGAFIAGAPVLPVILRYPYRRFSPAWDSISGVRHVILLLCQYVNYMEVMRLPVYYPSKEEKDDPKLYASNIRKLMADEGNLILSDIGLPEKRIYHAALNGNNSLRSVFHQKSD; from the exons ATGGAAACTGAGCTCAAGAACCTCAATCATAATAATTCAAATCAATATAATCAAGAACAAATCGACAATGGCAAAAAACCACTCCTCAAATCCGACTCACAATCATCTGACCAAGAAACCACCCAAAAGCAGCTAACGGCGGCGGAGCTGGAGGAGATGGAGAAGAAGTTCGCCGCCTATGTTCGTCACGACATATACGGACCAATGGGTTGTGGGGAGGTTCCGGTGAAGGAGAAGGTTTTGCTCGGTGCCGCGATGCTTACGCTACTGCCTCTCCGGGTTTTGGTTGGGATGAGTATACTGGTGTTATACTACTTGATTTGTAAGATTTGTACTCTTTTTTCGACGCCGTATAGGCCCGGGGAAGGGGAGGATCAGCAGCTTCAGGGTTACGGTCACCTTGTTGggtggaggagagagattaTTGTTCGATGTGGAAGGTTTTTGTCTAGGGCTTTATTGTTTACCCTAGGGTTTTATTGGATTTCTCAGACTTCCAGGATTTATGATCATGAGAAATTGATTGATCAG AGTGATAGCAGAGATCAATTAGAAAAATCTGAAAGGCCTGGAGTAATCATATCAAACCACGCCTCCTATCTGGATATCTTATACCACATGTCGTTTTCATTTTCAAGCTTTGTTGCCAAG AGATCAGTTGGCAAGCTTCCTCTTGTTGGCCTCATGAG CAAGTGCCTTGGTTGTGTCTATGTGCAGCGGGAAGATAAATCATCTGACTTTAAAGGTGTTTCAG GAGTCGTTACAGAAAGAATCAAAGAAGCACATGAAAATAGTGATGCTCCATTGATGTTGATATTTCCAG AAGGGACAACTACAAATGGAAATTTCCTTCTTCCATTTAAAACCGGTGCTTTCATAGCAGGAGCTCCTGTTCTTCCTGTCATCCTAAGATACCCGTATCGAAGATTTAGTCCTGCCTGGGATTCGATATCTGGA GTAAGGCATGTAATTTTGCTCCTGTGTCAATATGTGAACTATATGGAGGTGATGAGGTTGCCTGTATACTACCCCTCGAAAGAAGAGAAAGATGATCCCAAATTATATGCGAGTAACATACGGAAGTTAATGGCTGATGAG
- the LOC110785241 gene encoding lysophospholipid acyltransferase LPEAT1 isoform X2: METELKNLNHNNSNQYNQEQIDNGKKPLLKSDSQSSDQETTQKQLTAAELEEMEKKFAAYVRHDIYGPMGCGEVPVKEKVLLGAAMLTLLPLRVLVGMSILVLYYLICKICTLFSTPYRPGEGEDQQLQGYGHLVGWRREIIVRCGRFLSRALLFTLGFYWISQTSRIYDHEKLIDQSDSRDQLEKSERPGVIISNHASYLDILYHMSFSFSSFVAKRSVGKLPLVGLMSKCLGCVYVQREDKSSDFKGVSGVVTERIKEAHENSDAPLMLIFPEGTTTNGNFLLPFKTGAFIAGAPVLPVILRYPYRRFSPAWDSISGVRHVILLLCQYVNYMEVMRLPVYYPSKEEKDDPKLYASNIRKLMADEGNLILSDIGLPEKRIYHAALNGFLCER, encoded by the exons ATGGAAACTGAGCTCAAGAACCTCAATCATAATAATTCAAATCAATATAATCAAGAACAAATCGACAATGGCAAAAAACCACTCCTCAAATCCGACTCACAATCATCTGACCAAGAAACCACCCAAAAGCAGCTAACGGCGGCGGAGCTGGAGGAGATGGAGAAGAAGTTCGCCGCCTATGTTCGTCACGACATATACGGACCAATGGGTTGTGGGGAGGTTCCGGTGAAGGAGAAGGTTTTGCTCGGTGCCGCGATGCTTACGCTACTGCCTCTCCGGGTTTTGGTTGGGATGAGTATACTGGTGTTATACTACTTGATTTGTAAGATTTGTACTCTTTTTTCGACGCCGTATAGGCCCGGGGAAGGGGAGGATCAGCAGCTTCAGGGTTACGGTCACCTTGTTGggtggaggagagagattaTTGTTCGATGTGGAAGGTTTTTGTCTAGGGCTTTATTGTTTACCCTAGGGTTTTATTGGATTTCTCAGACTTCCAGGATTTATGATCATGAGAAATTGATTGATCAG AGTGATAGCAGAGATCAATTAGAAAAATCTGAAAGGCCTGGAGTAATCATATCAAACCACGCCTCCTATCTGGATATCTTATACCACATGTCGTTTTCATTTTCAAGCTTTGTTGCCAAG AGATCAGTTGGCAAGCTTCCTCTTGTTGGCCTCATGAG CAAGTGCCTTGGTTGTGTCTATGTGCAGCGGGAAGATAAATCATCTGACTTTAAAGGTGTTTCAG GAGTCGTTACAGAAAGAATCAAAGAAGCACATGAAAATAGTGATGCTCCATTGATGTTGATATTTCCAG AAGGGACAACTACAAATGGAAATTTCCTTCTTCCATTTAAAACCGGTGCTTTCATAGCAGGAGCTCCTGTTCTTCCTGTCATCCTAAGATACCCGTATCGAAGATTTAGTCCTGCCTGGGATTCGATATCTGGA GTAAGGCATGTAATTTTGCTCCTGTGTCAATATGTGAACTATATGGAGGTGATGAGGTTGCCTGTATACTACCCCTCGAAAGAAGAGAAAGATGATCCCAAATTATATGCGAGTAACATACGGAAGTTAATGGCTGATGAG